The sequence below is a genomic window from Campylobacter ornithocola.
CAAACAAGAATTTAGATCTTGCTCTTTACATATATATAAATTTTCAAAATTTTGAAGTTTTAAAGCTGTGCTTTGACCTATAACTACAACCTTATCATCTTTTTTTAAAGCAAAAAACTTCAAAAATTGCTCTATGTTTGAAGGTGCACTAAAGATAAAAACACTTGGGTGGTGTATTTTTAACTCATCTTTTTTTGGTTCTATAGCTATATTTTCATAAGCAATTAATTGCTTTAAAGAAACATTTTCTTTTAATAAATATTCATCAAGACCTGAGCTAATTTTCTTCGCTCTTAGATAAAGACATTTTTTATTTTTAAACTCAGATAAAAACTCACTAGCTAAACTTTTACCATAAGCTTTACTAGGATATTTGACATTTTTAAAACCAAGTTCTTTTGCAAAATCAGCACTTTTTTGACCAACAGCATAAAGTTTAATATCAAAATCAATCTTACTTTTACTTGACATTAATGCTTTTAATGCGTTTTTAGAACTAATAATCAAACAATCAAATTCTTTTAAATTAATCTCAAAGTTAAAATGTATAATTTTATTTAATCTTATGGTTTTAACACCATCAAATTCTTTATCTCCTATAAAATAAATCATTATTTTCTCACAAATACACTATCAAAATTTGTTCTTAAATTTAAAGTTGCCTTATAAGGATCGTTTGCTTGCATTATCGCTCTAACTACAGCTATACCTTGTATATTACACTCTTTCAATAAATTTAAATTAGTTTCATCTATCCCACCAATAGCCACAATAGGTAAAGAAGTTAATTTTGAAATTTCTTTTAAACCATCTATACCAAGCACAACACAATCTTGTTTACTAGGCGTAGCAAAAACAGCCCCTGCTCCAAGATAAGTAGCACCTTGAATATTTGCAAGCTCACTTTTATGATTAATCGTAAGCCCTATGATTTTATCTTCACCCAAAAGCTCTCTTGCTTTTTTTAAAGGCATATCCTTTTGACCTATATGCACCCCATTTGCATTAACAGCCATAGCTATATCAATTCTATCATTTACTACAAAAGGTGTATTGTATTTTTCACACAAAGCTTTAACTTTTAAAGCAAGATTATAAAATTCTAAAGTACTAAGATTTTTTTCTCTAAGCTGTAAAATGTCAACCTTAGCTTTCAAGGAAGCTTCCAAAATACTTAAAAACTCATTTTCGCTTTTTTCACCCTTGTTTGCAACAAGATAAATTTTAAATGATTTCATACTTGGCTCTTTTTTTAACTTCTTCATCATTTAAATTGCTCAAAGCATCAATTAAATTCACTCTAAAGCTAGCACTTCCACTAGAACTTTCTTGGGCAATCTCACTAGCTATACCAAAACTAAGCAAAGCACATAAACTAGCTTGAAATTTATCTTCTATTGCTCCTGCAAAAACTCCACATAAAGAAGCACACATACAACCTGCTCCGGTTATTTTAGTAGCCATGATAGAGCCATTATAAACTTTAGCAATCTGTTTTTGGCTTATAATATAATCAATTTTGCCTGTTATAGCTAATATACGCTTAGTTTTTTGAGTATACTTCCTAGCTTTTTCTAAAAACTCATCGTTGATTACAAAAGTACTATCAACTCCTCTTGCTTTACCATCTAAACCTATAACACTTGCTATTTCAGATGCATTTGCCTTAACAATACTAATACCTTTTAAATTAAGCAATTCAAAATTAATGCCATCTCTTGCTTTACTTACACCTAAAGCAACAGGATCAAAAACTATAGG
It includes:
- the thiE gene encoding thiamine phosphate synthase, translated to MKSFKIYLVANKGEKSENEFLSILEASLKAKVDILQLREKNLSTLEFYNLALKVKALCEKYNTPFVVNDRIDIAMAVNANGVHIGQKDMPLKKARELLGEDKIIGLTINHKSELANIQGATYLGAGAVFATPSKQDCVVLGIDGLKEISKLTSLPIVAIGGIDETNLNLLKECNIQGIAVVRAIMQANDPYKATLNLRTNFDSVFVRK
- the thiM gene encoding hydroxyethylthiazole kinase, with the protein product MFIKIAREKNPLIHHITNYVTANDCANVTIAMGASAAMADFYEEQTDFAKISSALVLNTGTINQLVANSMLKAIKEYTLLNKPIVFDPVALGVSKARDGINFELLNLKGISIVKANASEIASVIGLDGKARGVDSTFVINDEFLEKARKYTQKTKRILAITGKIDYIISQKQIAKVYNGSIMATKITGAGCMCASLCGVFAGAIEDKFQASLCALLSFGIASEIAQESSSGSASFRVNLIDALSNLNDEEVKKRAKYEII
- a CDS encoding uroporphyrinogen-III synthase, which codes for MMIYFIGDKEFDGVKTIRLNKIIHFNFEINLKEFDCLIISSKNALKALMSSKSKIDFDIKLYAVGQKSADFAKELGFKNVKYPSKAYGKSLASEFLSEFKNKKCLYLRAKKISSGLDEYLLKENVSLKQLIAYENIAIEPKKDELKIHHPSVFIFSAPSNIEQFLKFFALKKDDKVVVIGQSTALKLQNFENLYICKEQDLNSCLKLAKSLDL